The Candidatus Binatia bacterium genome has a window encoding:
- a CDS encoding serine hydrolase encodes MARRITTGVVWPRLLLGALCFSLALGCTRSETLELPPAGAEQTEMKPLGSIAEASLKVFLGMSAWLELQSGYVAAFARDGVVVSAVSAGYADREAGLPMRIDTRFRLASMTKPVTAVAAMILIEQGRLQLEAPVAEFIPQAADLRVATSKDLRPDGTFPTEPLRRPLTVRDLLMFQSGIGAKDEDSDLGRVWASNDIYAGSGSLGDRVVRLLSAPLYEQPGERWRYGWSADVLARVVEVAANKPFDEFLRDQIFLPLGMEHTSFLPPTDRREGIAAMYTQNADGELELVPMPASDAPFWTPGGSGLVSTAGDYLRFALMLWNDGAYDGTRILSASTVREMTTAHITEGVLVEEGIDGLGWGYGLAVVVDADASPMIDEDGDFFWSGYYATTFFVSPKKGVVGVVLAQNQPSEHSPIPYPVFLAQSFAYFGS; translated from the coding sequence GTGGCAAGGCGAATCACGACGGGGGTCGTCTGGCCGCGATTGCTGCTGGGGGCTTTGTGCTTCAGCCTGGCGTTGGGTTGCACTCGGAGTGAAACGCTGGAGTTGCCACCGGCAGGTGCCGAACAGACGGAAATGAAACCGCTGGGCTCGATCGCGGAGGCATCCCTCAAGGTGTTCCTCGGTATGAGCGCCTGGCTGGAATTGCAGTCGGGTTACGTGGCTGCGTTCGCCCGTGACGGGGTTGTCGTTTCAGCGGTGAGTGCCGGCTATGCCGACCGCGAGGCGGGACTGCCGATGCGCATCGATACTCGATTTCGGCTAGCTTCAATGACCAAGCCGGTGACCGCGGTCGCCGCCATGATCTTGATCGAGCAAGGTCGCTTGCAACTCGAAGCACCTGTCGCCGAGTTTATTCCGCAGGCGGCTGATCTGCGCGTTGCCACCAGCAAGGATCTTCGTCCCGACGGCACATTTCCGACAGAGCCGCTGAGGCGCCCGCTGACGGTTCGCGATCTGCTGATGTTCCAATCCGGTATCGGAGCCAAGGATGAGGATTCCGACCTCGGTCGGGTTTGGGCCTCGAATGATATTTATGCCGGATCGGGTTCGTTGGGCGATCGGGTGGTGCGTCTCTTGTCCGCGCCTCTCTATGAACAACCCGGTGAGCGCTGGCGATATGGTTGGTCCGCCGACGTTCTCGCCCGCGTGGTGGAGGTCGCGGCCAACAAGCCTTTTGACGAGTTTCTCCGCGACCAGATCTTCTTGCCGCTGGGGATGGAGCATACCAGTTTCCTCCCGCCGACCGACCGGCGCGAGGGGATTGCAGCGATGTATACTCAAAATGCTGATGGGGAGCTGGAATTGGTGCCGATGCCCGCAAGTGATGCGCCCTTCTGGACACCCGGCGGGAGCGGACTGGTTTCCACAGCAGGCGATTATCTTCGATTCGCTCTGATGTTGTGGAATGACGGGGCTTACGATGGGACCCGGATCCTTTCCGCCAGCACCGTCCGCGAGATGACGACAGCTCATATCACCGAGGGCGTTTTGGTCGAGGAGGGCATCGACGGCCTCGGCTGGGGCTACGGCCTGGCCGTAGTGGTTGATGCGGACGCGTCCCCGATGATCGATGAGGACGGCGATTTCTTCTGGTCGGGCTATTATGCGACAACCTTTTTTGTGAGTCCGAAGAAGGGCGTTGTCGGGGTCGTGCTGGCCCAGAACCAGCCTTCAGAGCATAGTCCGATTCCCTATCCGGTCTTCCTCGCCCAAAGCTTTGCCTATTTTGGCTCCTGA